In Macrobrachium nipponense isolate FS-2020 chromosome 15, ASM1510439v2, whole genome shotgun sequence, a single genomic region encodes these proteins:
- the LOC135226695 gene encoding exonuclease 3'-5' domain-containing protein 2-like, with product MPLCMIDPKKARWYVTKGLGDLVSEDPLIVRLNFEPAGRPLMETQEGKFRLQERENICVVCGKDESYIRKNIVPHEYRKFFPNILKSHENHDIVLLCVECHRLSNVLDNTLRTQLAEEFSAPIGFENGAKATIDNSRKSVKHAASALVKCRNKMPEKRVTELENIVKEYFQVEDITVEHLDGASNLDVKIWNKDYQAHSQVVFEAYKKVGLVKLEQRWREHFLTSMKPRHMPDCWSVTHNAIKVRHKMSSLPYDHPDRELYKVVLVGTDGFIDVPYSPTDRENSPSNGTQSEVLFTVLPTLDDTAAQSS from the coding sequence ATGCCGTTATGTATGATTGATCCTAAAAAAGCTCGCTGGTATGTAACAAAAGGTTTAGGTGATCTGGTTAGTGAGGATCCGTTGATAGTTCGACTGAACTTTGAACCAGCTGGACGCCCCTTAATGGAAACCCAAGAAGGAAAATTTCGTTTACAAGAGCGTGAAAATATCTGCGTTGTGTGTGGAAAAGATgaatcttatattagaaaaaatattgtgCCGCATGAGTATCGTAAATTTTTTCCAAACATTTTGAAATCTCATGAAAACCACGATATTGTATTGCTGTGTGTTGAATGCCATAGACTGAGTAATGTTTTGGATAATACCTTACGAACTCAGTTGGCTGAAGAATTCAGTGCTCCCATTGGTTTTGAAAATGGTGCTAAAGCTACTATTGACAATTCACGTAAATCTGTCAAACATGCAGCAAGTGCGCTTGTAAAGTGTCGAAACAAAATGCCTGAAAAGAGAGTTACAGAATTGgaaaacattgtcaaggagtaCTTTCAGGTTGAAGATATTACTGTAGAGCATCTTGATGGGGCCAGCAACTTGGATGTAAAGATATGGAATAAGGATTACCAGGCACATAGTCAAGTTGTTTTTGAGGCTTACAAAAAAGTGGGATTAGTCAAACTAGAGCAGCGATGGCGAGAACATTTCCTAACTTCTATGAAACCAAGACATATGCCTGACTGTTGGTCTGTCACTCATAATGCTATTAAAGTTCGTCATAAAATGAGTTCTTTGCCATATGACCATCCAGACAGAGAATTGTACAAAGTGGTCTTAGTAGGAACTGATGGTTTTATTGATGTTCCTTACAGTCCAACAGATAGGGAAAACTCCCCCAGTAATGGAACACAAAGTGAAGTACTATTTACCGTATTACCTACTCTAGATGATACGGCAGCACAGTCCTCATGA